One region of Triticum aestivum cultivar Chinese Spring chromosome 6B, IWGSC CS RefSeq v2.1, whole genome shotgun sequence genomic DNA includes:
- the LOC123134089 gene encoding cyanidin 3-O-rutinoside 5-O-glucosyltransferase-like has protein sequence MAPQHFLVVAFPGQGHINPARALAERLARAAPGARVTLSAAVSAHRRMFPSLASPDEEVHDGAISYIPYSDGYDHGFSLLAGDGDEVQRYAEVFGRVGRETFSAVLDRLAARGRPVTCVLYAMLMWWAAEVARERGVPRALYWIQPATMLAVYYHYFHGYERLVTEHAAEPGFTVSMPGLPPMAIRDLPSFFTNLTDGRIVAAFGDIRRTFHQLDLDVDSSSSTEGRQAMVLVNTVEELEAGALTSVPELDVFPVGPAVVSLFTEGGGGTATAVGDLFEHDEKGYMEWLDTQPARSVVYVSFGSMSAVSKRQKDELKRGLAASGRPYLWVVRKNNRDDGFDDVGDMRGMVVGWCDQVQVLSHPAVGCFVTHCGWNSTLESVACGASVVAVPQWSDQDTNARLVVQWGIGVRAATDADRVLEADELARCMEIIMGDTEEGAAIRASSAAWKAKLQEAIADGGSSGHNLGTFLDQFANDA, from the coding sequence ATGGCGCCGCAGCACTTCCTGGTCGTCGCGTTCCCGGGCCAGGGCCACATCAACCCGGCGCGCGCTCTGGCGGAGCGCCTCGCGCGGGCCGCACCGGGCGCGCGGGTCACGCTCTCGGCTGCCGTGTCCGCGCACCGTCGCATGTTCCCCTCGCTCGCGTCCCCCGACGAAGAGGTCCACGACGGTGCTATCTCCTACATCCCCTACTCGGACGGCTACGACCACGGCTTCAGCCTCTTGGCTGGCGACGGGGACGAAGTGCAGAGATACGCGGAGGTGTTCGGCCGCGTAGGCCGCGAGACCTTCTCGGCGGTGCTGGACCGCCTCGCGGCGCGGGGCCGGCCCGTCACGTGCGTCCTGTACGCCATGCTCATGTGGTGGGCCGCCGAGGTCGCCCGTGAGCGCGGCGTGCCCCGGGCGCTCTACTGGATCCAGCCGGCCACGATGCTGGCCGTGTACTATCACTACTTCCATGGGTACGAGAGGCTCGTGACGGAGCATGCTGCCGAGCCGGGGTTCACGGTGTCTATGCCGGGCCTCCCGCCGATGGCGATCCGTGACCTCCCGAGCTTCTTCACCAACCTTACGGACGGCAGGATAGTCGCGGCGTTCGGGGACATCCGCAGGACGTTCCACCAGCTGGACCTGGACGTCGACAGTAGCAGCAGCACTGAAGGAAGGCAAGCCATGGTGCTAGTGAACACCGTGGAAGAATTAGAGGCCGGTGCTCTCACATCTGTCCCTGAGTTGGACGTGTTCCCCGTCGGGCCAGCCGTGGTGTCGCTCTTCAccgagggcggcggcggcactgcCACCGCAGTAGGAGATCTCTTTGAACACGACGAGAAAGGCTACATGGAGTGGCTGGACACACAGCCAGCACGGTCGGTGGTGTACGTGTCGTTCGGGAGCATGTCGGCGGTGAGCAAGCGACAGAAGGACGAGCTGAAGCGAGGCCTCGCCGCGAGCGGCCGCCCGTACCTGTGGGTGGTGCGAAAGAACAACAGAGACGATGGCTTCGACGACGTCGGCGACATGCGGGGCATGGTGGTTGGGTGGTGCGACCAGGTGCAGGTGCTGTCGCATCCGGCCGTCGGGTGCTTCGTGACACACTGCGGCTGGAACTCGACGCTGGAGAGCGTGGCGTGCGGCGCGTCGGTGGTCGCCGTGCCGCAGTGGTCCGACCAGGACACGAACGCGCGCCTGGTCGTCCAGTGGGGCATCGGCGTGCGCGCCGCGACCGACGCTGATAGGGTTCTGGAAGCGGATGAGCTGGCGAGGTGCATGGAGATCATCATGGGTGACACGGAGGAGGGCGCAGCCATACgggcgagctcggcggcgtggaAGGCGAAGTTGCAGGAAGCGATCGCAGACGGCGGCTCATCCGGACATAATCTGGGGACTTTCCTGGACCAATTTGCGAATGATGCTTAG